The sequence CAACACCCAGCCGGGATAACGCTCGACATGGGCGCAGATCTCGTCCTGCGTTCCCTCAAACCCTGGCGGAAACGGATGCACGACGGCGCTGAACGCTTCGACGGCGATGATCAGCACGAACAGGACCAATAAGCCGACGAAGATGCCAGCAATCGTGCGAAGAATGTTTTTCATTGGGTTGCGTCTGTTCGACCGAGTGGGAGAGGTAGGACCAAGCGTCCCCGATTATAGATCGGGCCAGAAACGAAAACAGCTCGCAGCCGGAAGAAGCTGCGAGCCGTCGCTCGTTGCTATGGATCGTATCGCAGCCGACTAGTTGCGACTAGGCAGGTCGAACCGATCAAGGTTCATCACCTTCGCCCAGGCGGCGACGAAGTCGTTGACGAACTTTTCCTTGGCGTCGTCGCTGGCGTAGACCTCGGCGATCGCCCGCAGTTGCGAGTTCGAGCCGAAGATCAAGTCGACGCGCGTCGCGGTCCACTTCACTTCGCCGCTCTTGCGATCTTTCCCTTCAAAGAAGTGATCGCAGACGGCCGACTTCTCCCACGCGGTATCCATCGTCAGCAAGTTGACGAAGAAGTCGTTGCTTAGCGTGCCCGGCTTGTCGGTGAAGACTCCCAACTCGGCCAGCGGTCCATCGCCAAAGTTGGTGTCGAGCACCCTCATGCCGCCGACCAGGGCGGTCATCTCCGGCGCGGTCAGCGTCAGCAGTTGAGCCCGGTTAACCAACAGCTCTTCGGCCGGGCGATCGATCTCGGCGTTGATGTGATTGCGGAAGCCGTCCGACTTCGGTTCGAGATACGAGAACGACTCGACGTCGGTCATTTCCTGCGTCGCGTCGGTTCGGCCCGGCGAGAAGGGAACCTTCACGTCGAACCCACCTTTCTTCGCCGCGTCTTCGACCGCCGCACATCCGCCCAGCACAATCACGTCGGCCAGCGAAACCTGCTTGCCGTCGGTCTGGGCGTCGTTGAACTCTTTCTGAACCTGCTCAAGCACCGCCAACGTTTTCGCGAGTTTTTCCGGCTGGTTGACCGTCCAGTCCTTTTGCGGCGCCAGGCGAATGCGAGCGCCATTGGCGCCTCCCCGTTTGTCGCTGCCGCGGAAGGTGGCGGCCGAAGCCCACGCGGTCGAGACCAACTCGCCGGTCGACAAGCCGGAGTCGAGCAGCTTGGTTTTCAGCTTGGCGACGTCGGCGTCATTAATCTGCTTGTAGTCGGCCTTGGGGACCGGATCTTGCCAGATTTGCGGCTCGGCGACTTCGGGACCAAGCAGGCGGGTGACTGGGCCCATGTCGCGATGGGTCAGCTTGTACCAGGCCTTGGAGAACGCCTGCTTGAACTGATCCGGGTTTTCGTGGAAACGCTTCGAGATCTCTCCGTAGGCCGGATCCATCTTCAGCGCCATGTCGGTAGTGAACATCATCGGCGCGTGGGTCTTCAGCGGATCGTGCGCGTCAGGAACGGTTCCTTGGGCCGCTTCGTCCTTTGGCGTCCATTGATGGGCTCCGGCGGGGCTCTTGGTCAGCACCCACTCGTAGCCAAACAGATTGTCGAAGTAGCCGTTGGACCACTCGGTCGGCGTCGTCGACCAGGCGCCTTCCAGGCCGCTGGTGATGGCGTCGGCGCCTTTGCCGGTACCAAAGCTGTTCTTCCAGCCCAGTCCTTGCTCTTCGATTGTCGCGCCTTCGGGGGCGGGACCGACGTTCTTGGCGTCTCCGGCGCCATGGGCCTTGCCGAAGGTGTGCCCGCCCGCGATCAGGGCGACCGTTTCTTCGTCATTCATTCCCATGCGGCCGAAGGTGTCGCGAATGTCATGCGCGGCGGCAATTGGATCGGGCTTGCCGTTGGGACCTTCCGGATTGACGTAGATCAGGCCCATCTGCACCGCGGCGAGCGGATTTTCGAGGTGGTGATCGCCGGTGTACCGTTTGTCCCCCAGCCACTCGCTTTCCGGTCCCCAGTAGATATCTTCTTGCGGCTCCCAAACGTCGGCTCGACCGCCGCCAAAGCCGAATGTTTCGAATCCCATCGACTCAAGCGAGACGTTGCCGGTCAAGATCATCAAGTCGGCCCACGAGATCTTGTCGCCATACTTCTGCTTGATCGGCCAGAGCAGACGCCGCGCCTTATCCAAGCTGGCGTTGTCCGGCCAACTGTTGAGCGGGGCGAAGCGTTGGGTTCCATAGCCCGAGCCGCCGCGACCATCGCCAACGCGATAGGTGCCGGCGCTATGCCAGGCCATACGAATGAAGAGCGGACCGTAGTGGCCATAGTCGGCGGGCCACCAGTCTTGCGAGTCGGTCAGAAGTTGCTTGATGTCAGCTTTGACGGCGGCCAAGTCCAACTGCTCGAATTCTTTCGCATAGTCGAACTCATCCCCCATTGGGTTTCCCTTGGCCGAGTTCTGATGCAGGATCTTCAGGTTCAACTGATTCGGCCACCAGTCGCCGTTGGACATCACTCCCGCGGCGGTGTTGCGGGCCGAGGGAGGATTGACGTTCCCCATCACCGGACAAGCGGCGATCTCTTTTGGTTTCATGACGGCGACTTTGTGTTGTTCGTGGTCAGGGTTGTTGGTTTTTTCTGACTTGGCTTCCGACGTCTGGTCGGCGAGCAGCGGGGCTTCCGCCGTTTTGTCGTCGGCTTCCGCCATGGCCGCGCCGCTTTGCGTACTGCAGCCTGTGGAAGCGAAGAGGGCTGCTGCCGAAACGCAGCAGGCAAGGCTTTTCCAGTTCATAGGTCGCATCCTGTTTGGGGGTGAGAATCGATTGGCAAGGGACGGGCTGTGTGGGCTTGGCATTCGACCAAAGACGCCGTCGAATGCTTAAGGCTCCTCTAGTATCTGATTCTCTCGCTATGCACGCCAATTCATTCTGGCTCTTTCTGTCATGCATCCAGTGCATGGATGAAATTGCTGTGATGCACTTCCATTTGCTATGGAAAAATCGAGGACGATACCAAGAGATCGCATCGAGCTGGGGAATAGTTCCTGCCCTTGGCGCCAATGTGCGTGAGCGACAGGAGATGCTAGCGGCGAGGAGGTCGGTTGCTCGCGTTCCCTCAGAAAGGGAGAATGATCGGCCAGATTCGGCGGAGGTTCTCGCCAGCAGGTTCGGGATATGAAAATGTCGCTGCTCTATTTCTCGCTCTTTATCAGCCTCTTCTATCTGTTTGGATTTGTAGCGCTGGGCTTTACGCTCTGGAGTGCCTAGCAGTCCGTTGATTTTCTCGACGGACTGCGTGATCGCACGGATGCGAGCCGCGAAGAGCTACGCTCTGAGCCTGGCGAGGTTGGAAAATGCCACGATGGCAATACTGTTCGGCACGCCCAGTCGGCATAAACAGATTTGATCCCGCCGCGAACTCTTCACGCATTTTCGCCCCGCTGCTGGACCGTGCAAGCTGCCGTTCCGTTTTCCATCCGCGCAGCATCAACCGAGAGACCGCTTCGACGGCGGACTCCTTACTGCCTACTACGATTTTTTCTTCGCGNNNNNNNNNNNNNNNNNNNNNNNNNNNNNNNNNNNNNNNNNNNNNNNNNNNNNNNNNNNNNNNNNNNNNNNNNNNNNNNNNNNNNNNNNNNNNNNNNNNNNNNNNNNNNNNNNNNNNNNNNNNNNNNNNNNNNNNNNNNNNNNNNNNNNNNNNNNNNNNNNNNNNNNNNNNNNNNNNNNNNNNNNNNNNNNNNNNNNNNNNNNNNNNNNNNNNNNNNNNNNNNNNNNNNNNNNNNNNNNNNNNNNNNNNNNNNNNNNNNNNNNNNNNNNNNNNNNNNNNNNNNNNNNNNNNNNNNNNNNNNNNNNNNNNNNNNNNNNNNNNNNNNNNNNNNNNNNNNNNNNNNNNNNNNNNNNNNNNNNNNNNNNNNNNNNNNNNNNNNNNNNNNNNNNNNNNNNNNNNNNNNNNNNNNNNNNNNNNNNNNNNNNNNNNNNNNNNNNNNNNNNNNNNNNNNNNNNNNNNNNNNNNNNNNNNNNNNNNNNNNNNNNNNNNNNNNNNNNNNNNNNNNNNNNNNNNNNNNNNNNNNNNNNNNNNNNNNNNNNNNNNNNNNNNNNNNNNNNNNNNNNNNNNNNNNNNNNNNNNNNNNNNNNNNNNNNNNNNNNNNNNNNNNNNNNNNNNNNNNNNNNNNNNNNNNNNNNNNNNNNNNNNNNNNNNNNNNNNNNNNNNNNNNNNNNNNNNNNNNNNNNNNNNNNNNNNNNNNNNNNNNNNNNNNNNNNNNNNNNNNNNNNNNNNNNNNNNNNNNNNNNNNNNNNNNNNNNNNNNNNNNNNNNNNNNNNNNNNNNNNNNNNNNNNNNNNNNNNNNNNNNNNNNNNNNNNNNNNNNNNNNNNNNNNNNNNNNNNNNNNNNNNNNNNNNNNNNNNNNNNNNNNNNNNNNNNNNNNNNNNNNNNNNNNNNNNNNNNNNNNNNNNNNNNNNNNNNNNNNNNNNNNNNNNNNNNNNNNNNNNNNNNNNNNNNNNNNNNNNNNNNNNNNNNNNNNNNNNNNNNNNNNNNNNNNNNNNNNNNNNNNNNACAGCGTCGCGGCCATGATCGACGGCAACGCGTTCACTACGCTACCATCGACGGCGATCAGCCCTTGCGCGAATTTCGCCGCTTTGGCGTCGAGTTTTCCGGCTTGAACCTGCTCGGTCAGCAGTCCGATAATGGCTTTCAGCCGTTCCGGATCGAACAGCCGAGCACTTTCGGAAAGCGAGCCAAGCGACGCTTTCTCGTTGCCAAGTTTCTGCTGAACCTTGGTCAGTTCGCTTGCCTGCGAAAGCGCTCGCAGACTAGAAATGCCGGGGTTCAAAACGTAAAGCAGCACCAGCAGACAATACTGATCGAAGTGCAGCGTGCGATTGCCAGCGACATCGCGCTCCGTCCCCTCGTCATGAAGTTCCGCCAACAACGGCCGCAACTTGGCAAAGTACTTCAGGCCTTGCACACGGATCGGTTGCTGGTCGTCGGCGCTAGCAGGCGGGGTCGCCGATTTCCGTTTTTTTGAAGACTTCCGCACGATAAAATGTCACTGCATCCAAGGTTGAAACCAAGCTTCGCCCTGCCAATGTGGCACGGCGAAATGGAATTAATTTGAATGCGCAAATGGCGTGCCGAACGGTATTGCCACGATGGCATTTTTCAACAGGCAGCTAGAAGTCGATGCAAGCCGGGAATTGGCCGACGACGCCAGCGACGGTCACCAACGTCGTCCGCGTACGCTACGATCCAGGCGATCCGCAGCAGTCGTGCCTTTCGTATGGCGTATATCGCTCGATTCAGATTGGCCTCGCCTTTTCTGCGACTTGGCTTGGCTTTTTCGTCGGCTTTACGTTGTTGTGGTGGATGTTCACTTTGCCGGACACGTCGCTGTTGCACAATCTGTCGGTCAACGGATCTCGCGCGGTACGACGGGCAGCGCGTTTGCATTCTGTTTTTCGTCAGCGATAATCGCGGCTTTCCAGTTCTGCGGCGCAAATTTCGCCGACTTCAATCTTCGACGTGGAAATGCCGCCGATGGCCTTTGAACCGATTAACATCTTCTCTCACAAGATCGATCCCCGCGGCGTGTTGGAGGCCCTGCGTCGAAGCGGTCTGCCGATTGACGTTACTGGGCCGGAGGATGATTGGACCGACATCGTCGTCGAAGTGAAAAAGGGAAGCTTTTTCAGCAAGCGGCGCGTGTTGACGTTCGCGCATGATTCGGACTACTACAACGACGCGGGGTGGGACGGGCAGGTCAACGGGATGCAGGGATACTTTTCCCGGTTCGCGGAAGTGCCGCGGATGAACGAAATCATGCGGATGATCGGCAGTTTTCGTTTCGTTCTGGCGGTTCCTCAAGAAGACCTCGACATCTGGAGCGACGACCAGCGGATTCCGCTGCTCCACTCGGTTTGCCAAGAGATCGATGGCGTCATCTTTACGCCGTATGGCCTGATCGACGCCCACGGCCGCAC is a genomic window of Blastopirellula retiformator containing:
- the katG gene encoding catalase/peroxidase HPI gives rise to the protein MKPKEIAACPVMGNVNPPSARNTAAGVMSNGDWWPNQLNLKILHQNSAKGNPMGDEFDYAKEFEQLDLAAVKADIKQLLTDSQDWWPADYGHYGPLFIRMAWHSAGTYRVGDGRGGSGYGTQRFAPLNSWPDNASLDKARRLLWPIKQKYGDKISWADLMILTGNVSLESMGFETFGFGGGRADVWEPQEDIYWGPESEWLGDKRYTGDHHLENPLAAVQMGLIYVNPEGPNGKPDPIAAAHDIRDTFGRMGMNDEETVALIAGGHTFGKAHGAGDAKNVGPAPEGATIEEQGLGWKNSFGTGKGADAITSGLEGAWSTTPTEWSNGYFDNLFGYEWVLTKSPAGAHQWTPKDEAAQGTVPDAHDPLKTHAPMMFTTDMALKMDPAYGEISKRFHENPDQFKQAFSKAWYKLTHRDMGPVTRLLGPEVAEPQIWQDPVPKADYKQINDADVAKLKTKLLDSGLSTGELVSTAWASAATFRGSDKRGGANGARIRLAPQKDWTVNQPEKLAKTLAVLEQVQKEFNDAQTDGKQVSLADVIVLGGCAAVEDAAKKGGFDVKVPFSPGRTDATQEMTDVESFSYLEPKSDGFRNHINAEIDRPAEELLVNRAQLLTLTAPEMTALVGGMRVLDTNFGDGPLAELGVFTDKPGTLSNDFFVNLLTMDTAWEKSAVCDHFFEGKDRKSGEVKWTATRVDLIFGSNSQLRAIAEVYASDDAKEKFVNDFVAAWAKVMNLDRFDLPSRN